The stretch of DNA CAGATGGCACGTCTCACCGCGCGCCGCGGCGAGCTGTCCATCCGCATGGCCCTCGGCGCGGGCCGTGGCCGGATCGTGCGCCAGTTGCTCACCGAAGCGGCCGTGTTGTCGCTCGCGGGCGCAGTGCTCGGCGTGTTGCTCGCCACGATCGCCATCGCCGTCACGCTGCCGCTCGTGCCGCAATCCGTGCTGCCGCGCGTTGGCGGCATCGTGATCGACGCTCGCGTGATGGCGTTCTGTCTTGGCCTGTCGCTCGTCTCGACGCTCGTGATCGGCCTGCTGCCGGCGCTCCGGGTCAGCAGCGCCGCGTTCGGCGAGGCTCGCGCGCTGCATGCCGGCGAGACGCGCACGACGAGCGACCATCAAGGGGACCGTCTGCGGACGCTGCTGGTCGCCGGGCAGATCGCCATGACGCTCGTGCTGCTGATCGGCGCGGGCCTGCTGATTCACAGCTTCGTGCGTCTCACGTCGGTGTCGCCCGGCTTCGTTGCGGACGGACGCGACGGCGTCGTGCAGGTCGTCAGGGTGGCCCTGCCGGAACGTCTCTACGCCGAGCCCGAGCGCATCCAGTCGTTCGCGCGCAGCGTGCTCGATCGCATCCGATACCTGCCGGGTGTGAAGTCCGCGAGCGTGATCAACTCCGCGCCGTTCGGGCGGATGTTCATCCAGGGCGCCTTCGAAATCGAGGGACAGCCGAAGCCGACGCTCGCGGCGGGCACGCCGAAGATCGAGGCGGGCTACTTCACGACCATGGGAATCCCGCTGCTGGCGGGACGCGAATTCAGCCCCAGGGACACGGCGGACGCGCCGAAGGTCGTGATCATCAGCGAGCGCATCGCGCGCGAGTACTTCCCCGGTGGCCCCGCCACGGCGCTTGGCCAGCGCGTGCGCGTCGGGATCTTCGACGCTGACGGCGAGTGGCTGACGGTGGTCGGCGTGGTCGCCGACATCCGGCAGCAGGGGCTCGATGAGGACCTGAAGCCCATGATCTACGCGCCGTTCCAGCAGGAGCGCGCGGCGCCGTTCCTGCTGCGCTTCGTGTCGTTCGTCGCGCGCACCGTCACACCCGCCAGCGTCGTCGAAGGCATCCGCGCGGAAATCCGCCGTGCCGCGCCCGACCTGCCGATCGCGGGCATGACGACGATGGACGAAGCGGTGGCGGCGTCGGTGGCGGCGCCTCGTTTCCGGACGTTGCTACTCGGGCTGTTCGCCACGGCCGCGACGCTGATCGCCACCTGCGGCCTCTACGGGTTGATGGCCTACACGGTGACGCAGCGCCGCCGCGAGATCGGCGTACGCATGGCGCTCGGCGCCACGCGCCGCGACGTGCTCCGCCTCGTGCTCACGCGCGCGCTCCACATCGTCGTCGCCGGCCTCGTCGTCGGCCTCGCGGGCGCCGCCGGCGTCACGCGC from Acidobacteriota bacterium encodes:
- a CDS encoding ABC transporter permease yields the protein MTGRTTPARTSRAAVGTPTGPPLRLFATIDTFAQDARHALRLMRRDPAFTLTALATLALGIGLNTAIFSVAYGVLWRPLPYDDPDRLVVVSSAQQTPVGIKTFQTWAPVTFEGLRPRVSALDDLAAYNPIDAELTGRGEPLQVPGLHVSPNFFAMLGVQPARGRAFLAGAAAPEDDRSAIVSDRLWRTSLGADPAILGQSIAVDGVPRTVVGVLPPDFSFRPVIRPGALPEVDIFLSNRWAGDTGQSAFLFLLGRMKPGVTRPRVEAELTALVNGSSIVPAGAMSQAGAFVAGARTLARTVGLQEYGTEPVRTLLLMLVGAVSFVLLIACVNVANLQMARLTARRGELSIRMALGAGRGRIVRQLLTEAAVLSLAGAVLGVLLATIAIAVTLPLVPQSVLPRVGGIVIDARVMAFCLGLSLVSTLVIGLLPALRVSSAAFGEARALHAGETRTTSDHQGDRLRTLLVAGQIAMTLVLLIGAGLLIHSFVRLTSVSPGFVADGRDGVVQVVRVALPERLYAEPERIQSFARSVLDRIRYLPGVKSASVINSAPFGRMFIQGAFEIEGQPKPTLAAGTPKIEAGYFTTMGIPLLAGREFSPRDTADAPKVVIISERIAREYFPGGPATALGQRVRVGIFDADGEWLTVVGVVADIRQQGLDEDLKPMIYAPFQQERAAPFLLRFVSFVARTVTPASVVEGIRAEIRRAAPDLPIAGMTTMDEAVAASVAAPRFRTLLLGLFATAATLIATCGLYGLMAYTVTQRRREIGVRMALGATRRDVLRLVLTRALHIVVAGLVVGLAGAAGVTRVLRTFLFGVTPTDPLVFVAVTLLLLAVGLMAAWLPARRATRIDPWAALRAE